The Candidatus Dependentiae bacterium DNA window AAAAAGACGCCCAAGAAAGTACGTTTGAGTTATTGGATGAAAATAACAGGCTTGATCTCGATAAAATTTACAAATTAAAAAATAAAGTGGTAAAATTAGGTGTGGAAAAATATGGATTTAAAAAAGACATACTGATAAACACTGTAGCGAATATAGAAAATAATAATACAATAGCTCAAAATGAATTGGATTTTTTAGTTAGAAACAATACGGGAAAAAATGTTTATATTTGTTGCTTTGTATATCAAAAAAAAGAAGATGATCCCGTTTGGAGATATGATAAAACAGATATAAAACTACTTGAAAGAGATCAAACGATGCTTGTAGATATTGACACAATAGACAATGAAGAGAACAGAAATTTATCAAAAGGATATCTCGCAATTTTCAACGAAGAAGATAAAGAAACAGCTGAAAAGTCTACGTTTGAACTTTTACCTGTAAACAATAAAATAACATTAGGATATTTACACCAACTTAAAAATAAAACTGTCGAATTGGAAATAGAAAGATATGGTATTTTAGATGATTTTTTTGAATACTCTATTAAATAATAATTAACATATGGAAAATAAAATTTATCACAAATCAGTATTGGTAAACGAGGTTTTACAATATCTAAATCCGCAACCAAATAAAATTTATATAGATGCAACATTTGGCGGAGGCGGACATACAAATGCAATATTGGAAAAAGAACCAAATTGTAAAGTTATTGCCTTAGACTGGGATAAAAACGCAATAAATAAAAATTTTCCAAAATTAAAAGAAAAATTTGGAGACAGAATAAGCGTGCTTTGGGGAAACTTTGCCAATATTAAAAAACTTTTAGAAACAGAAAAAATAGTACATGTTGATGGAATCTTGGCAGATTTTGGAACGTCACAACATCAAATAGAATTTAGTGCAGGATTTTCATTTCAAAAAGACACCCCACTTGATATGCGGATGTCTCAAGCTCATCATTATTTTAAAGCCAGCGATATTGTAAATAGGTTTCGAGAAAAAGAACTCGCCGATATAATTTTCAAATACGGTGAAGAACGATATGCAAGAAGAATTGCAAAAGCGATAGTTGAACAAAGAAAAATAACAAAATTTGCAACCACAGGACAATTGGCAAAATTAATAGAATCGGTAGTTCCAAGACAAAAAACTTACACAAGAAAATTTTACACTCATCCGGCAACAAAGACATTTCAAGCATTAAGAATATTTGTAAACAAAGAACTTGAAAATATAGAAATATTTTTAAAAGATTCTTTAAATATTCTAAATATAAATGGTAATATGGTTTGCATAAGCTTTCATTCACTTGAAGATAGAATCGTAAAAAATTTCTTTAGAGAAAATAAAAATTATCTTGAAATTCTTACAAAAAAACCAATCATTGCAACAGACGAAGAAAGACAAAAAAATCCATCCAGTAGATCCGCA harbors:
- the rsmH gene encoding 16S rRNA (cytosine(1402)-N(4))-methyltransferase RsmH translates to MENKIYHKSVLVNEVLQYLNPQPNKIYIDATFGGGGHTNAILEKEPNCKVIALDWDKNAINKNFPKLKEKFGDRISVLWGNFANIKKLLETEKIVHVDGILADFGTSQHQIEFSAGFSFQKDTPLDMRMSQAHHYFKASDIVNRFREKELADIIFKYGEERYARRIAKAIVEQRKITKFATTGQLAKLIESVVPRQKTYTRKFYTHPATKTFQALRIFVNKELENIEIFLKDSLNILNINGNMVCISFHSLEDRIVKNFFRENKNYLEILTKKPIIATDEERQKNPSSRSAKLRAVKKNIF